From a single Anaerolineales bacterium genomic region:
- a CDS encoding class I SAM-dependent methyltransferase, translating into MENFDELKHLTSGTPKYKLSGTNVFVSPGGFHYIDHLDPVEDISPNINGSGLTDEEITYIETSLQSNPERIEHQVESVLRHGYISGKFVLDIGCGGGLFLSKMKAAGANVLGIELSDTRAYYANTKHGFEVVKRTIEDEYWREFHGTFDVVTLWDVIEHVNYPLATLCAAADMLKSGGILLIDTPCRDAFYHRFGELTYKLSRGRYPTFLNTMYSSKPFGHKQIFSLTEMKFALETAGLEVVELKRFHELSFPYSFYLKKMVRSELLVKLLLPFVHLFFIIFPIRNKMLVAGRKK; encoded by the coding sequence ATGGAAAACTTTGATGAATTAAAACATCTCACCAGCGGCACACCGAAGTATAAACTTTCGGGAACGAATGTATTCGTTTCCCCCGGCGGATTTCATTACATTGACCATCTCGACCCCGTGGAGGATATCTCCCCCAACATCAATGGAAGCGGATTGACGGATGAAGAAATCACGTATATCGAAACGTCCCTGCAATCGAACCCCGAACGGATAGAGCATCAAGTGGAGTCTGTGCTGCGGCACGGCTATATCTCGGGCAAATTCGTGCTGGACATCGGGTGCGGCGGCGGGTTGTTTCTCTCAAAAATGAAAGCGGCGGGCGCGAATGTGCTTGGTATCGAGTTGAGTGACACGCGCGCATATTACGCAAATACCAAACACGGCTTTGAAGTGGTCAAACGAACCATCGAAGACGAGTACTGGCGGGAGTTTCATGGGACGTTCGATGTCGTCACATTATGGGATGTGATCGAGCATGTCAATTATCCGCTTGCCACCCTGTGCGCAGCGGCGGACATGCTCAAATCCGGCGGAATCCTGCTGATCGATACACCCTGCCGCGACGCGTTCTATCACCGCTTCGGTGAACTCACTTACAAACTCTCACGCGGAAGATATCCGACGTTTTTGAACACGATGTATTCATCCAAACCGTTCGGGCATAAGCAGATCTTTTCACTGACGGAGATGAAATTCGCGCTGGAGACGGCAGGGTTGGAAGTGGTGGAGTTGAAACGTTTTCACGAATTATCCTTCCCCTATAGTTTCTATTTGAAGAAAATGGTTCGGTCGGAACTGCTCGTCAAATTGCTTCTGCCGTTCGTCCATCTGTTTTTCATCATCTTTCCCATCCGCAATAAAATGCTGGTTGCTGGAAGAAAGAAATAA
- a CDS encoding alpha/beta hydrolase — translation MIHKTRIGSGGKVHYWAAGDGEECIMFTHGATMDHGMFHEQVEYFSKSYKVITWDVPSHGLSRPYEGFSLQDSADELIEILNDEGITKAHLVGQSMGGYIVQIAALRHPDRILTLTSLGSSPIQPSYYSAMDNWLLSITPPLLMLYPYNYLVKTIAKQIALRKSAQEYAIQTLAGLTKREIAAIMEKVYTGVQEYKEDFRLPLPILIVCGDADRSGKVRAYSNQWAERESRELFIVPNAAHNANMDNPEGFNEILARFLEKTRK, via the coding sequence ATGATTCACAAAACAAGAATCGGAAGCGGTGGAAAGGTCCACTATTGGGCGGCAGGAGACGGCGAAGAATGCATCATGTTCACACATGGCGCAACCATGGATCACGGGATGTTCCATGAACAGGTGGAATATTTTTCCAAGAGCTACAAGGTGATCACCTGGGATGTCCCCTCCCATGGACTTTCAAGACCGTACGAGGGGTTCTCCCTGCAAGATAGTGCGGATGAACTAATTGAAATTTTGAACGATGAGGGGATCACGAAAGCTCATCTTGTCGGGCAATCCATGGGTGGATACATCGTACAGATCGCTGCGCTTCGGCACCCTGACAGGATCCTGACTCTCACATCCCTGGGCTCATCCCCCATTCAGCCATCCTATTATTCCGCAATGGACAACTGGCTGCTGTCCATCACGCCGCCGTTGTTGATGCTCTATCCCTACAATTATCTGGTAAAAACCATTGCCAAACAGATCGCACTCCGCAAGTCGGCACAGGAATATGCAATACAAACGCTTGCCGGGCTGACAAAGCGGGAGATCGCCGCCATTATGGAAAAGGTCTATACCGGTGTGCAAGAGTACAAGGAGGATTTCCGCCTGCCTCTCCCCATTTTGATCGTGTGTGGAGACGCAGACCGCTCGGGAAAAGTGCGGGCGTACAGCAATCAATGGGCGGAACGGGAGAGCAGGGAATTATTCATCGTTCCCAACGCCGCGCACAACGCGAATATGGACAATCCGGAAGGATTCAATGAAATTCTCGCACGCTTTTTGGAAAAGACGCGGAAGTAA
- a CDS encoding AAA family ATPase: protein MIHLRSVQKREMRETDNFPFNVPIIQALQEISFQAPVTFFVGENGSGKSTLMEAIACAIGSVTVGSESVKTDPTLAHMRKLADYLRLTWSKRTHKGFFLRAEDFFGYAKQIAKTRQELEQELNNVDREYAGRSKYAKDLAKMPHRNEIGALQRRYGDGLDVRSHGESFLDLFQSRFVPGGLYLLDEPEAPLSPLRQLSFLSMLKQMTTEDAQFIIATHSPIILAFPEAQIMSFNDGAINNIPYDELEHVTLTRAFLNDPQSYMRYL from the coding sequence ATGATCCATCTTCGTTCCGTCCAAAAAAGGGAAATGCGCGAAACGGACAACTTTCCGTTCAATGTGCCCATCATCCAGGCTTTGCAGGAGATCAGCTTTCAAGCGCCGGTGACGTTCTTTGTCGGCGAGAACGGTTCCGGGAAATCCACGCTGATGGAAGCGATCGCCTGCGCAATTGGATCGGTCACGGTCGGCAGCGAAAGCGTGAAGACCGACCCGACGCTGGCGCACATGCGGAAACTGGCGGACTATCTGCGCCTGACATGGAGCAAACGAACACATAAAGGGTTCTTTCTACGCGCCGAGGATTTCTTTGGATACGCAAAACAGATCGCAAAAACACGCCAGGAACTTGAACAGGAATTGAACAACGTGGACAGGGAATATGCGGGGCGCTCGAAATACGCAAAGGACCTGGCAAAAATGCCGCACAGAAACGAGATCGGCGCCTTGCAGCGCCGCTACGGAGACGGCTTGGATGTGCGTTCGCACGGAGAGAGCTTTCTGGATCTGTTCCAATCGCGCTTTGTGCCGGGCGGTTTGTACCTGCTGGATGAGCCCGAAGCGCCGCTCTCGCCATTGCGCCAGCTATCCTTTCTCTCGATGCTCAAGCAGATGACGACGGAAGATGCGCAATTCATCATTGCCACGCATTCCCCGATCATTCTGGCATTCCCCGAGGCACAGATCATGAGTTTTAATGACGGCGCGATCAACAACATTCCCTATGACGAGCTGGAGCATGTCACATTGACAAGGGCATTCTTGAATGACCCGCAATCCTATATGAGGTATTTATGA
- a CDS encoding deoxynucleoside kinase: MRSIQKLIVIVGASGVGKTTLAHALCRQHDFATAFEQHEQRPFQALFKQDKKYALANQLDYLIYRAEQERNLRMEEKPALMDGGVDLDFYGFTRLFHARGLLGDPEFDLCRRFHALTRSLLPPPDLIIALHADSQTVRERLASRNRINIASSEDAELLEHYVSEWLDTIPKENILRLDVSNEGMDYPISIPIILDKINK, encoded by the coding sequence ATGCGTTCCATCCAAAAACTCATTGTCATCGTCGGCGCAAGCGGAGTGGGTAAAACCACACTTGCGCACGCCCTTTGCCGGCAACACGATTTCGCAACCGCATTCGAACAGCACGAGCAACGTCCCTTTCAGGCGCTCTTCAAGCAGGATAAAAAATACGCGCTCGCCAACCAACTGGATTATCTCATCTACCGCGCCGAACAGGAACGGAACCTGCGCATGGAGGAGAAGCCGGCATTGATGGATGGCGGAGTTGACCTCGACTTTTACGGCTTCACCCGCCTCTTCCACGCCCGCGGCTTGCTCGGTGACCCTGAATTTGACCTGTGCCGCCGCTTCCATGCCCTCACCCGCAGCCTGCTGCCCCCGCCGGACCTGATCATTGCCCTGCACGCCGACTCCCAAACCGTCCGTGAAAGATTGGCTTCGAGAAACAGGATCAACATTGCATCCAGTGAAGATGCGGAACTGCTGGAGCACTATGTCAGCGAATGGCTGGACACCATCCCAAAAGAAAATATCCTGCGGCTGGATGTCTCCAACGAAGGCATGGATTATCCCATCAGCATCCCGATCATTCTTGATAAAATAAACAAATGA
- a CDS encoding TRAFs-binding domain-containing protein, translating to MTESNGTPPTDLTSAAEVNPADITETSPEQVREADEVKKEIVEKQSREFRPLHPEVRPHAFVVMPFGKKKGADGQPFDFNEIYKTLIKPALEEAGFEPFRADEETASGDILTDMFQELLLADMVLCDLSIDNANAFYELGIRHALRKRGVAHIQAGRAYMPFDIFNVRTLPYHITEQGVPDPKFIRADITAISRLVKDTWASNRDAIHSPIYNLLSGLKEPERKSLQTPLATGFWREYNEWKEKVTIAQRQKHIGDILLLTEEISNPLIREEAVSDVGRALANLGRNELALAQYRKGLEVNSSNLEFRREEAFHLNRVGRVDEAIVKIESLLHDFPNDSKSITYLGRIYKEMWAGSWKNIRDKAKRMQKAFDSYHWLIKSADIYMKGYRIDLNDYYPGINALTLAMLAVHLADKFDNKKSPDPDIARIKKVLPELQNTLIFGLDSRIQIDGEKTDYWTLISLAELRLLVADNIADIVRAYRKAITASRRNFFFLNSTLGQLEILQALDFRPEFVATAIQLVEEEIARVASGDVDGASVSRKSSRTKSAPGRSFLFSGYMIDHSGKQKRTFPPDKEDEVRNDIRKTLEKFKPTPADRVYMAGLSAGSEILFAEVCVELGLKVKVFLPFPDSSYVRDHVSPVGESWVDRFYKVRNNPLVNGIHQIEHVGLPKPGDDPHERNNRWALYAALGRVGISNVRLLAVWNETGGDPKDHDAQLVRHMIELTRDMGGVVDIINPSKYIHSVIDNALDQLIQDASSAKKPTLLTSPRRSKMEKK from the coding sequence ATGACAGAATCAAATGGAACCCCTCCCACAGATCTGACATCCGCCGCCGAGGTGAACCCTGCCGATATCACAGAGACCAGCCCCGAGCAAGTCCGCGAGGCGGATGAGGTGAAGAAAGAGATCGTCGAAAAACAATCCAGAGAATTCAGACCTTTGCATCCGGAAGTGCGTCCGCACGCGTTCGTCGTCATGCCGTTCGGGAAAAAGAAGGGAGCCGACGGTCAGCCGTTCGATTTCAACGAAATTTACAAAACGTTGATCAAGCCTGCACTGGAAGAGGCGGGTTTTGAGCCGTTCCGCGCCGATGAGGAGACCGCTTCCGGCGACATCCTGACGGATATGTTCCAGGAACTCCTGCTGGCGGACATGGTGCTGTGTGATCTGAGCATCGACAACGCCAACGCCTTCTATGAGCTTGGCATCCGCCATGCGCTGCGCAAGCGCGGTGTGGCGCACATTCAAGCAGGGCGCGCCTACATGCCGTTCGATATTTTCAATGTTCGCACGCTCCCGTACCACATCACCGAGCAGGGAGTGCCCGATCCAAAATTCATCCGCGCCGACATTACCGCCATCTCACGCCTTGTCAAGGATACCTGGGCTTCGAACCGCGATGCGATCCACAGCCCGATCTATAACCTGCTTTCGGGGTTGAAGGAGCCGGAAAGAAAAAGCCTGCAAACTCCGCTCGCCACAGGGTTCTGGCGCGAGTACAACGAGTGGAAAGAAAAAGTGACAATTGCCCAGCGGCAAAAACACATCGGCGACATTCTCTTGTTGACGGAGGAGATCTCGAATCCGCTCATTCGCGAGGAGGCGGTCAGTGATGTCGGGCGCGCGCTCGCAAATCTGGGGCGCAACGAACTGGCGCTTGCGCAATACCGCAAAGGGCTGGAGGTCAATTCATCCAATCTGGAGTTTCGGCGCGAGGAAGCATTCCATCTGAACCGCGTTGGGCGGGTGGACGAAGCGATCGTCAAGATCGAAAGCCTGCTGCACGACTTTCCCAATGACAGCAAGTCGATCACCTATCTGGGACGCATCTACAAGGAAATGTGGGCGGGTTCGTGGAAAAATATCCGGGATAAAGCCAAGCGCATGCAAAAGGCATTCGACTCGTATCACTGGCTGATCAAGTCCGCGGATATTTATATGAAGGGCTACCGGATCGACTTGAATGATTATTATCCCGGCATCAACGCCCTGACCCTGGCAATGCTCGCCGTCCATCTGGCGGATAAATTCGATAACAAAAAATCGCCGGACCCGGATATTGCCCGCATTAAAAAGGTTCTGCCGGAATTACAGAATACGCTCATATTCGGACTGGACAGCCGGATACAGATCGACGGCGAAAAGACCGACTACTGGACATTGATCTCGCTGGCGGAACTGAGGCTGCTGGTTGCAGATAATATCGCCGATATTGTGCGCGCCTATCGGAAAGCGATTACAGCATCGCGGCGCAACTTCTTCTTTCTCAACTCAACGCTTGGTCAATTGGAGATCCTTCAGGCGCTCGATTTTCGACCCGAGTTTGTGGCAACCGCCATCCAACTGGTCGAGGAAGAGATCGCAAGGGTCGCCAGCGGTGATGTGGATGGCGCATCCGTTAGCCGGAAATCCTCGCGGACAAAATCAGCCCCCGGGCGCTCCTTCCTTTTTAGCGGCTATATGATCGACCACTCCGGAAAGCAAAAACGCACGTTCCCGCCGGACAAGGAAGATGAAGTACGCAATGACATCCGCAAGACTCTGGAGAAATTCAAACCGACCCCCGCAGACAGGGTGTACATGGCGGGACTTTCCGCGGGCAGCGAGATCCTGTTTGCAGAAGTCTGCGTGGAGCTGGGATTGAAGGTCAAGGTATTCCTGCCATTCCCTGATTCGTCCTATGTTCGGGATCACGTTTCACCAGTCGGGGAGTCATGGGTGGACAGGTTCTACAAGGTCCGTAACAATCCGCTGGTGAATGGCATCCACCAGATCGAGCATGTGGGTCTGCCAAAACCCGGTGATGATCCTCATGAGCGCAACAACCGTTGGGCGCTCTACGCTGCGCTGGGACGCGTCGGCATCAGCAATGTACGTCTCCTGGCTGTGTGGAATGAAACCGGAGGCGATCCCAAAGATCATGACGCGCAACTGGTACGCCATATGATCGAACTGACACGCGACATGGGCGGCGTGGTCGACATCATCAACCCGTCGAAATACATCCACAGTGTGATCGACAACGCGCTGGATCAGCTCATCCAAGATGCATCATCCGCAAAGAAGCCAACACTACTAACATCTCCAAGAAGATCAAAAATGGAAAAGAAGTAA
- a CDS encoding SLATT domain-containing protein: MEKQQNVTPILEVAWSKFAQLDAASVKRSQSFMKLRQWIAVFGVLATLFAIFTAIYPENFPEIFGLVLRVLLILAPITASVLAAYTNKFYSSGDWLIARAGAEETLKDIYVYRTILQNDPSRRIWLEERTGEIQRSVYRGMNGELVMEPYKGPLPPPPRFDPKYPNCDPGFSDLTGEEYFNYRLQNELNWHIKKINQLQKQRVRLQVLILGSGAAGAFIAALGAVDNSISIWVALTASLTTTFLGWEQLKNLDVVVRNYSKVILELNIISDHWKNLEGEERTQTEFYKMVEATEDILWSRNVEYIKAMQEALKESNLEKEASLINRVIAEQREADQRLKQSMEDSLIEHTNKILDASTTKLGETFEQSLGTLAEEASSDVVQAELAAMKAAVQRMAEKFGLVSSLNEISEEYEDIEINADTPRGVLNDILARYPKTEEVKG, from the coding sequence ATGGAAAAGCAGCAGAACGTCACCCCCATCCTTGAAGTCGCATGGTCAAAATTCGCCCAGCTCGATGCCGCTTCGGTAAAACGCAGCCAGTCGTTCATGAAGCTGAGACAATGGATCGCAGTTTTCGGTGTGCTGGCAACCCTGTTCGCCATCTTTACAGCGATCTATCCGGAAAACTTTCCGGAAATCTTCGGTCTCGTGCTGCGGGTGCTATTGATCCTTGCCCCCATAACAGCCTCCGTGCTTGCGGCATACACGAACAAATTCTATTCGTCTGGAGATTGGCTGATCGCCAGAGCCGGGGCGGAAGAAACGCTGAAAGACATCTATGTCTATCGGACGATCCTGCAGAACGATCCATCCCGCCGCATCTGGCTCGAAGAGAGGACAGGCGAGATCCAACGTTCCGTGTACCGCGGCATGAACGGCGAACTGGTGATGGAACCATACAAGGGACCGCTTCCTCCTCCGCCGAGATTTGATCCCAAGTACCCGAACTGTGACCCCGGGTTCAGCGACCTCACGGGCGAAGAGTATTTTAATTACCGTCTTCAAAACGAATTGAACTGGCATATCAAGAAGATCAACCAGCTGCAAAAACAGCGTGTCCGCCTGCAAGTGCTTATTCTTGGCTCGGGCGCGGCAGGCGCTTTCATTGCCGCGCTGGGCGCAGTGGACAACAGTATTTCCATCTGGGTTGCGCTGACCGCATCCCTGACAACCACTTTTCTGGGGTGGGAGCAGTTGAAAAATCTGGATGTGGTCGTGCGGAACTACAGCAAGGTCATTCTGGAATTGAACATCATCTCCGACCATTGGAAAAATCTGGAGGGCGAAGAACGCACCCAGACCGAATTTTACAAAATGGTCGAAGCCACCGAAGACATCCTGTGGAGCCGTAATGTGGAATACATCAAAGCCATGCAGGAGGCGCTGAAAGAATCCAACCTGGAGAAGGAAGCCAGCCTGATCAACCGTGTGATCGCCGAACAGCGCGAAGCAGACCAGCGTCTCAAACAGTCGATGGAAGATTCCCTGATCGAACACACGAATAAGATCCTCGATGCTTCCACGACCAAATTGGGGGAAACCTTCGAACAGTCGCTTGGCACGCTGGCGGAGGAGGCATCCTCGGATGTGGTGCAGGCGGAACTCGCCGCCATGAAGGCTGCCGTGCAGAGAATGGCAGAAAAGTTCGGCTTGGTCTCCTCGCTGAACGAGATCAGCGAGGAGTATGAAGATATCGAGATCAACGCCGACACTCCGCGCGGCGTCTTGAACGATATTCTCGCACGCTACCCAAAAACAGAAGAAGTAAAGGGCTAG
- a CDS encoding TIR domain-containing protein, translated as MPVERKTSVFISYSRKDKRFARKLNDALEQQDIKAWVDWEDIPSTADWMAEIAASIEGADALVFVLSPDSIKSEVCAKELELAILGNKKIIPVLYRDVDKRMKMHPKLAATNWVLMRPKKESFNLALAQLIESIKIDLGWVKQHTRLLQRATEWDAKQRTRIHLLQGSDLTDAERWMADSTIYDDRHVTPLQAEYIIASRKGAIGRQRSLIVGVLLFALFSLMLMLYAFRQTENAEHTALLLETQVALVEEREQFALTKQAEAEASEQLAMDREQEAQNQQKASQAQRMAAQAGAYAQRAGDLDISTLLALQSLSISTSSEAEEVIRQILSRMATPITQIQHQGRIWSVQVSSDGQYFVSASADSTACVWTLDGGKKFCVQHDRDVMDAFLTDDNRLLVTGSLDGSVQFWDGENGELITAIDLGSSVNDLDINPQNTTIVAGREDGQISIIDLNWQRDGTPLPDENYVYSFSSGPITVVKFHRNGQWVGVGTRSGHSRIWLLRSPLPERGPSHKSEIFNLVFSPDGKLMVTVSEDSTAFISRAETGRRTHVIAHNDWVEDAAFGPDSSWFVTASDDKLVRVFNSRTGAEKFRMSHDSYVQRVKVSPNGNWIASTGYDLSVRVWDSHSGALMLEASLDGIGSALEFSPDGKRLIAGDQDGNLTIWDLSSLEQRAGYIVFPEFINKAEFDPAGGWMLFNTDDKTLWRIGTDDLASIKDGTQGERVYEFEGLTALIKISPNSQWVAVSEYSETGVSRALLYNLETKVEYSLPHGSDISSLAISPDSSLLAATTEEDSVVHIWSIETGEKRDELPFVETPLTLAYNPANSNLAIGFQGRSILWDTVNDKEIAVLGQNGEIRSLLFNQSGDLLATGSLNGSIFIWDMNSLDPSNPKPVYEFQQGTRIEITALDFSPSLPWLASAGSDGFVYLWDLETGQEVTRLPHGDKVSGVSFSPGSNLLATVSRKTVQFWNLDLLTPISRDQLQEAACARLARNFKTSKWISFFPNEEYKLLCPDLP; from the coding sequence ATGCCCGTCGAACGAAAGACCAGCGTCTTCATTTCCTATTCGCGCAAGGACAAACGCTTTGCGCGAAAGTTGAATGACGCCCTCGAACAGCAGGATATCAAAGCCTGGGTGGACTGGGAGGATATCCCGTCCACTGCCGATTGGATGGCAGAGATCGCCGCCTCCATCGAGGGAGCGGACGCCCTGGTCTTCGTCCTCAGCCCGGATTCCATCAAATCCGAAGTGTGCGCGAAGGAACTCGAACTTGCCATTCTGGGGAATAAGAAGATCATCCCGGTCTTGTACCGCGACGTGGACAAACGGATGAAAATGCACCCCAAACTGGCAGCCACCAATTGGGTGTTGATGCGCCCCAAAAAGGAAAGTTTCAACCTAGCGCTTGCCCAACTCATCGAAAGCATCAAGATCGACCTCGGCTGGGTGAAACAACACACGCGCCTGCTGCAGCGCGCCACCGAGTGGGACGCCAAACAGCGAACACGCATCCACCTGCTGCAAGGCTCCGACCTGACGGACGCCGAACGCTGGATGGCGGATTCAACCATCTACGACGACCGCCACGTCACGCCGCTGCAAGCGGAATACATCATTGCCAGCCGAAAAGGAGCGATCGGACGGCAAAGAAGTCTGATCGTCGGCGTGCTCCTGTTCGCCCTGTTCAGTCTCATGCTGATGCTGTATGCGTTCCGGCAAACGGAAAACGCCGAACATACCGCGCTGTTATTGGAAACCCAAGTGGCGCTGGTGGAAGAGCGCGAGCAATTTGCGCTCACCAAACAAGCCGAGGCGGAGGCAAGTGAACAACTGGCAATGGACAGGGAACAGGAAGCCCAGAACCAGCAAAAGGCATCCCAGGCGCAGCGCATGGCAGCGCAGGCGGGAGCCTACGCACAACGCGCCGGAGATTTGGATATCAGCACCCTGCTCGCTCTCCAGTCACTGAGCATCTCTACATCTTCCGAAGCCGAGGAAGTCATCCGGCAGATCCTCAGCAGGATGGCGACGCCCATAACGCAGATACAGCACCAGGGCAGGATATGGAGCGTCCAGGTCAGCAGCGACGGTCAATACTTCGTCTCTGCCAGCGCCGATTCCACAGCTTGCGTTTGGACACTGGACGGCGGGAAAAAGTTCTGCGTCCAACACGATCGGGATGTCATGGATGCCTTTCTAACCGACGACAATCGCCTTCTCGTCACCGGCAGTCTGGACGGTTCCGTGCAGTTTTGGGACGGAGAGAACGGCGAACTCATCACAGCGATCGACCTTGGCTCCAGCGTCAACGACCTGGATATCAACCCGCAAAACACCACCATCGTGGCGGGACGCGAAGACGGTCAGATCTCCATCATCGACCTCAACTGGCAGCGGGATGGAACTCCGCTGCCGGACGAAAACTATGTCTACTCCTTCTCCAGCGGACCGATCACCGTCGTCAAGTTCCATCGCAACGGTCAGTGGGTCGGTGTTGGAACCCGGAGCGGACATTCGCGCATCTGGCTGCTTCGCTCCCCCCTGCCGGAACGCGGACCGAGCCACAAGTCTGAAATATTCAACCTGGTCTTCAGCCCGGATGGAAAACTCATGGTCACCGTCAGCGAAGACAGCACCGCTTTCATCTCCCGCGCCGAGACCGGACGCCGGACGCATGTCATTGCCCACAACGACTGGGTCGAAGATGCCGCCTTCGGACCGGACAGTTCATGGTTCGTGACTGCCTCGGACGATAAACTGGTGCGCGTTTTCAACTCGAGAACCGGCGCTGAAAAATTCCGGATGAGCCACGACAGCTACGTCCAGCGCGTAAAGGTCAGCCCGAACGGCAACTGGATCGCCAGCACAGGCTACGACCTGAGCGTGCGAGTATGGGATTCACACAGCGGCGCATTGATGCTCGAAGCCTCCCTCGATGGGATCGGTTCAGCCCTCGAGTTCAGCCCGGACGGGAAGCGCCTCATTGCCGGCGACCAGGACGGGAACCTGACCATCTGGGATTTATCCTCCCTCGAGCAGCGCGCCGGTTACATCGTCTTCCCGGAATTTATCAACAAAGCTGAGTTCGATCCCGCCGGCGGCTGGATGCTGTTCAACACCGACGACAAGACCCTCTGGCGGATCGGCACTGACGATCTGGCATCCATAAAGGATGGAACGCAAGGCGAACGAGTATATGAATTCGAAGGCTTGACCGCTCTGATCAAGATCAGCCCAAATTCGCAATGGGTTGCGGTCTCCGAGTATTCCGAAACCGGAGTGTCAAGAGCGCTTCTATACAATCTGGAAACCAAGGTTGAATATTCCCTGCCCCACGGCTCGGATATCAGCAGCCTTGCCATCAGCCCGGATAGCAGCCTGCTCGCCGCCACAACGGAGGAGGACTCCGTCGTTCACATCTGGTCCATTGAAACCGGCGAGAAACGGGATGAGCTTCCATTTGTAGAAACTCCCCTGACGCTTGCCTACAACCCCGCAAATTCAAACCTTGCCATTGGCTTTCAGGGCAGGTCCATTCTGTGGGATACGGTCAATGACAAAGAAATCGCCGTGCTCGGGCAAAACGGCGAGATCCGCTCCCTGCTTTTCAACCAGTCTGGCGATCTGCTGGCAACTGGCAGCCTGAACGGCAGCATCTTCATCTGGGATATGAATTCCCTGGATCCATCCAACCCTAAACCCGTGTACGAATTCCAGCAAGGGACCCGAATTGAGATCACAGCGCTGGATTTCAGCCCCAGCCTGCCCTGGCTCGCCTCCGCCGGCAGTGATGGATTCGTGTACCTTTGGGATCTGGAAACAGGTCAGGAAGTGACGCGCCTCCCGCACGGAGACAAGGTGTCGGGCGTCAGTTTTTCGCCGGGCAGTAATCTGCTGGCAACCGTATCCCGCAAAACCGTCCAATTTTGGAATTTGGACTTGCTCACGCCCATCAGCCGCGATCAGTTGCAGGAAGCCGCCTGCGCCCGGCTGGCTAGAAATTTCAAGACCAGCAAATGGATCTCTTTTTTTCCGAACGAAGAGTACAAGCTCTTATGCCCGGATCTTCCCTAG
- a CDS encoding metallophosphoesterase family protein — MRIAFISDIHGNHTALQAVLADIKKQGADQVVCLGDVVSLGPQPREVIEALHEVNSINIKGNHDAAILEPERSAQYEITPHLIPDLHWGRERLTADDFDFIRSFKPMHEIKFPNGIKLLAFHGSPLATTDIILATTPTETLDHYFHGHSADVFIGGHSHIQMHRRYGKRLVVNSGSVGNAFEFAYSPGNPPHLLPWAEYAVLSQSGNDLQVDLHRVYFDIPALLAEVRASGLPGTEWWLRQYQSSG, encoded by the coding sequence ATGCGCATTGCTTTCATATCAGATATACATGGCAACCATACAGCCTTGCAGGCTGTCCTTGCAGATATTAAGAAGCAGGGCGCCGATCAAGTGGTCTGCCTTGGCGATGTGGTCAGCCTGGGTCCGCAGCCGCGGGAGGTCATTGAGGCGCTGCATGAAGTGAACAGCATTAACATCAAAGGCAACCACGATGCCGCCATCCTCGAGCCTGAGAGATCGGCGCAATACGAGATCACCCCGCATTTGATCCCTGACCTGCACTGGGGGCGCGAACGCCTGACCGCCGACGACTTCGACTTTATCCGTTCGTTCAAGCCCATGCACGAGATAAAATTTCCGAACGGGATCAAACTGCTGGCATTCCACGGTTCGCCGCTTGCCACCACCGATATCATCCTTGCCACCACTCCGACCGAAACGCTCGATCATTATTTCCACGGTCACTCCGCCGATGTCTTTATCGGCGGTCACTCGCACATCCAGATGCACCGCCGTTATGGAAAGAGGCTGGTCGTCAACAGCGGCAGTGTCGGCAATGCCTTCGAGTTCGCGTATTCGCCCGGCAACCCGCCGCATCTGCTTCCCTGGGCGGAATATGCCGTCCTGAGCCAGTCAGGGAACGATCTTCAGGTCGACCTGCACCGCGTGTACTTTGACATTCCCGCCCTGCTGGCGGAGGTCAGGGCGAGCGGTCTGCCCGGCACAGAATGGTGGCTGAGACAGTATCAATCTTCCGGCTGA
- a CDS encoding DUF6295 family protein, translating into MITHKISVEGSGKGRQGWFRLQQANVSYDHPFDAPYEHSLNIDFVDESQGPSARVAVELSESAARELAHTILSVLAEAEAGGHIIKEA; encoded by the coding sequence ATGATCACACACAAGATCAGCGTGGAAGGCAGCGGCAAGGGGCGGCAAGGCTGGTTCCGCTTGCAGCAGGCGAATGTCTCCTATGACCATCCCTTCGACGCGCCCTATGAACATTCCCTGAATATTGATTTCGTAGACGAATCGCAGGGTCCCTCCGCGCGGGTGGCGGTCGAGTTGAGCGAATCCGCAGCGAGGGAACTGGCGCATACCATCCTGTCCGTGCTGGCGGAAGCGGAGGCGGGCGGGCATATCATCAAGGAAGCCTGA